ATGAAAGCAGAATTTGAATTAAGCTTAGATACAAACGGAAAGTCAATGATAAAATTTATGCATTCCGATAAAAGTGAATCTCTTGAGCAGAAAATACTAAAAGTATTTATAGAAGCTGCAAAAGAGAAAGGAATAACACTAAAGAAAATATCCGGGTTTGCAACTACAGGAGGTAGTAGTTTCGATAGTTATGAGATACAAATAGATGATAACAAAAGTGCTATTGACTATTAATTTGATTAACCATGCAACGAAAAGAACAGTATTTAAACGCTACTTCCGTTAAACTTGAAAACAAGAGGGTAACAGTATTTACAAGAGGAGAAAACTTATTTGTCAAGATAGATGTATTTGATAAATCCCTACCCAAACTTTCTCACCACGAAGTAACTAAAAACAAGGTAATATCATCTGTTACCGGATTAAAAAAAGACACTGCTATTGCGCTTATTGATTGTTTGGTTGATGAACTGAAAAGACAAAACGATTAATTATGAACAGAATAATAATTAATAATAAGACAGATTTAACGGACTTAGATGCAATATATATTGTTGAGTCAGTTATAAGTGCCGGAAGAATTTCTAATTATGGAAAACAATACTGCTATTTATCGACTTGGGATGACAACGGCAAAGAATATCAAATTACTACCGACTTGCGCAAAAAGAGTGATTCGTTTACAATAATTGAAGTAAAAAAATAAAATGAAACGCTCAAAAAGTCAATGAGAATAAATGATTTAAAAGAATAAAAAAAAATTAAAACAGGAATAAAATGAAACGGAGCTCCAAAATCGTGAAACAGAACCCTGAAATAATAAAACGCAGTCTTAAAACAAGTGAAACAAATGAAACAGATACGTTAAGATGTTTAGTATTTGGAGGTTACAAGAGTTTAGAGGGACATTTTGTTCGGTTAATAGAACCTTCTGAGGTAAAAAGGTCAGGTGTTAATAGTTGGTTTGCAGTAATCATTGTTTCCGGGAAGAAGGCCCTGTTTAATTTAGACAAGTATTCAGTAAAGATATTATAACACTAAAACTTATAAAAGCTATGAAAGAAGAGATTGTTGAGATTTTAAAGAAAGAAGGCACTGTAATAAGCAATTACATTGTATTCGATTTGTCGAGTTACAAATACGTATATTTTGGTTTAGATGATGGTGCCCTTATTGTTTACACCGATGTATTTAAAACTGGTGTTTCGGTTCCTCCAAAAGTTTATTATTTCTCAGAGGAAAAACAAGAATGTACTAATGAGGAATTAGAAGAACTTTTAATGAGAATGAGAATCCGAGTATTAATTAATGAATCGACTTATGATAAAAAGAAAAAGTTTGTTAATCCCTTTAATATTACTATTAACGAGTTATGCGGATAAATTTAATTCGCACGATGAACATTTAAAATTAGTATATGAAGAGGAGGGAGTAAAAGTGTACCACAGTAAAAATTTAGATATTAAGCAACATCCCAGGCATTTAGAAAACTGGGATGTAATCAATTATTTTTATTGGGAAAAGGATTATAATTCAATAAACGCACCGGGAGTGAAAAGCCAATGACAGTTAAAGCCTGTAACGGTGTGTTTACTTAAAAAGAAAAACCATGAAAACAAATCAGAATATGATTAGAAAGTTAGATAACTTCAATGTTATTCAACGAACAAGTGATGGTTACTTTGATGCTAATTTATTACTTACTCAATGGAACAAAATGCCTTCAAACAAAAGGAGAAGGATGGATGTATTTTTAAATTCTGACAAGACAAAGGAATTTATAGAAGAACTCAATATTTCAGAGATAGAGCCAAAGGGAGAAAATTGCCACACTGATAATCAATCAGTTAAGATCAAGAAAGGTAGAAAAACTAAAATAGGTCAAACAAGAGATGAAGTATGGATGCATCCGTACCTTTTTATTGATTTTGCTATGTGGATTAACCCTAAATTTAAGGTTCAAGTAATAA
The sequence above is a segment of the Halanaerobiales bacterium genome. Coding sequences within it:
- a CDS encoding KilA-N domain-containing protein, translated to MKTNQNMIRKLDNFNVIQRTSDGYFDANLLLTQWNKMPSNKRRRMDVFLNSDKTKEFIEELNISEIEPKGENCHTDNQSVKIKKGRKTKIGQTRDEVWMHPYLFIDFAMWINPKFKVQVIKFIYDQLIKFRHDAGDNYRKLCNALGKFSDVEWSEVGKMLNFVVFDDHEKGLRNKATSEQENDLQQLERDMCRFIEMGFVNSYAQFKKVLRKEWHKRHGKVPVVLT